The Flexivirga oryzae genome has a segment encoding these proteins:
- a CDS encoding GNAT family N-acetyltransferase encodes MKIASGVLLRAATGDDLQGVIAVGQQTWPVTYGPIAGDDYVAMGLAKWWTADATIPAIRAGRVTVAEYDGEIVGMTSVGPLDGHLALWKLYVLPEFQSSGVGGMLMRAAIARARADGYDEIVLSYLEGNDNARGFYEHYGFTETGRESTGGGVPDSVWIHLPLSEGHGDAVLDESHG; translated from the coding sequence GTGAAGATAGCCAGCGGAGTGCTGCTGCGTGCGGCGACCGGCGACGACCTGCAGGGGGTGATCGCCGTCGGGCAGCAGACCTGGCCGGTCACCTACGGGCCGATCGCCGGTGACGATTACGTCGCGATGGGCCTGGCGAAGTGGTGGACCGCGGACGCGACCATCCCTGCCATCCGCGCCGGACGGGTCACGGTCGCCGAGTACGACGGTGAGATCGTCGGTATGACGTCCGTCGGCCCGCTCGACGGACACCTGGCGCTCTGGAAGCTCTACGTGCTGCCGGAGTTCCAGAGCTCCGGGGTGGGCGGCATGCTGATGCGCGCTGCGATCGCCAGGGCCAGGGCCGACGGGTATGACGAGATCGTGCTGTCCTACCTGGAAGGAAACGACAACGCCCGTGGCTTCTACGAGCACTACGGGTTCACCGAGACCGGTCGCGAGAGCACCGGCGGCGGCGTGCCCGACTCGGTGTGGATCCACCTGCCTCTCAGCGAAGGCCACGGTGACGCAGTGTTGGATGAGTCGCATGGCTAG
- a CDS encoding bifunctional folylpolyglutamate synthase/dihydrofolate synthase: MASRGPREVSEERSGGELRGVTSGRPDAEQREAARNLELRKRLREVEDAILARTPESSPEPSLERVRRIMELLGDPQRTFPLVHLTGTNGKTTTTRAIERILRETGLSTGRFTSPHLHNVRERIALNGKAIDPERFIATYDDVLPYVELIDNEAREAGEPTTTYFEFLVVMAYAAFADAPVDVAIVEVGLGGRWDATNVADGDVAVITPISLDHTRLLGSTVEEITLEKRDIIKAGAITVVGEQDPGVDQLIAERIAEVGGAVKRETIDFEVLERDQAVGGQQLTVQGLAAVYPDIYLPLFGEHQAHNVATAIAAAEAFLGGGERALDIDLLRSALAELDSPGRLEIVRRSPTVLVDAAHNAAGIRALRDAMNDSFTFSRLVGVLAIFADKDAEDMLSTLEPVLDHVVVTRNSNKRSMAPQDLGELAIEIFGEDRVDVVPDLADAIDRAAELADEGGVSGGVLATGSISTAADVRALLGVTDS; the protein is encoded by the coding sequence ATGGCTAGTCGGGGTCCCCGCGAAGTATCGGAGGAGCGAAGCGGGGGAGAACTTCGTGGGGTGACTAGTGGTCGACCCGACGCCGAGCAGCGGGAGGCGGCGCGCAACCTGGAGCTTCGCAAGCGGCTGCGCGAGGTCGAGGACGCGATCCTGGCGCGCACCCCGGAGTCCAGCCCTGAGCCGTCGCTGGAGCGGGTGCGCCGCATCATGGAGTTGCTCGGCGATCCCCAGCGCACCTTCCCCCTGGTGCACCTGACCGGGACCAACGGGAAGACCACGACCACTCGCGCGATCGAGCGCATCCTGCGCGAGACCGGCCTGTCCACCGGGCGTTTCACCTCACCGCACCTGCACAACGTGCGGGAGCGGATCGCGTTGAACGGCAAGGCGATCGACCCCGAGCGCTTCATCGCCACCTACGACGACGTGTTGCCCTACGTCGAGCTGATCGACAACGAGGCGCGCGAGGCGGGGGAGCCGACCACCACCTACTTCGAGTTTCTCGTCGTGATGGCCTACGCGGCGTTCGCGGACGCACCGGTCGACGTCGCGATCGTCGAGGTCGGCCTCGGCGGCCGATGGGACGCCACCAACGTGGCCGACGGCGACGTCGCGGTCATCACCCCGATCTCGTTGGACCACACGCGGTTGCTCGGCTCGACCGTCGAGGAGATCACGCTGGAGAAGCGCGACATCATCAAAGCCGGCGCGATCACCGTCGTCGGCGAGCAGGACCCCGGCGTCGACCAGCTGATCGCCGAGCGCATCGCCGAGGTCGGGGGCGCGGTGAAACGCGAGACCATCGACTTCGAGGTGCTGGAACGCGACCAGGCGGTCGGCGGGCAGCAGCTCACCGTGCAGGGCCTCGCGGCGGTCTACCCCGATATCTACCTCCCGCTCTTCGGCGAACACCAGGCGCACAACGTCGCGACCGCGATCGCTGCCGCGGAGGCGTTCCTCGGCGGCGGCGAGCGGGCGCTCGACATCGACCTGCTCCGCTCGGCGCTGGCCGAGCTGGATTCACCGGGCCGGTTGGAGATCGTGCGGCGCTCACCCACGGTGCTGGTCGACGCGGCCCACAACGCCGCCGGCATCCGTGCCCTGCGTGACGCGATGAACGACTCCTTCACCTTCAGCCGCCTGGTCGGCGTGCTGGCGATCTTCGCCGACAAGGACGCCGAGGACATGCTCTCGACCCTGGAGCCGGTGCTGGATCACGTGGTGGTCACCCGCAATTCGAACAAGCGCAGTATGGCCCCACAGGATCTCGGTGAGCTCGCGATCGAGATCTTCGGTGAGGACCGGGTCGACGTCGTGCCCGATCTGGCCGACGCCATCGATCGCGCCGCCGAGCTCGCCGACGAAGGCGGGGTCTCCGGCGGGGTGCTCGCCACCGGCTCGATCAGCACCGCAGCCGATGTGCGTGCCCTGCTCGGGGTGACCGACAGCTGA
- a CDS encoding DUF4233 domain-containing protein, protein MLGNLLVHGVGERMTRRFAGIVVGSQTLVVFLGALVAWAIAKSQHNAAHTSYLVVGLVLAVLCIVASGTLRRPWGVTLGWVVEIATVLAGFVLPMMFVVGVMFLALWVTALVQGRKMDALTARHQEQDG, encoded by the coding sequence ATGCTGGGAAATCTCCTCGTCCACGGGGTGGGCGAGCGTATGACGCGCCGCTTCGCCGGCATCGTCGTCGGCTCCCAGACCCTCGTGGTGTTCCTCGGCGCGCTGGTGGCGTGGGCCATCGCGAAGTCGCAGCACAACGCCGCCCACACGTCATACCTCGTCGTGGGCCTGGTGCTCGCGGTGCTGTGCATCGTGGCCTCGGGCACTTTGCGCCGTCCGTGGGGTGTCACGTTGGGTTGGGTCGTCGAGATCGCTACGGTGCTCGCAGGTTTCGTGTTGCCGATGATGTTCGTCGTCGGTGTGATGTTCCTGGCGTTGTGGGTCACCGCCCTCGTCCAGGGCCGCAAGATGGATGCTCTGACCGCGAGGCACCAGGAACAGGACGGGTAG
- a CDS encoding undecaprenyl-diphosphate phosphatase, producing the protein MTWLEAIVLGIVQGLTEFLPISSSAHQLIVGRLFWDNDGGGSAFTAVNQLGTESAVIVYFWRDIVRIIKQWALSVAGKVPRTDPDARMGWLVIVGTIPIGILGLVFKSFIEGPLRNLWVTASMLLIFAIVIAVADATVDDRGHAADHTEEHGKTLDDLNVKDGIRFGLWQALALIPGVSRSGGTISGGLFMGYTRSAAARYSFLLAIPAVVLSGLFELKDLHGSDGDGWGQIAIATVLAFVVGYAVIAWFMRYISHHNFRPFVYYRIGLAVFLFGVLILGKVAA; encoded by the coding sequence ATGACCTGGCTCGAAGCGATCGTTCTGGGGATCGTGCAAGGACTCACCGAGTTCCTGCCGATCTCCTCCTCCGCACACCAGTTGATCGTCGGGCGGCTCTTCTGGGACAACGACGGTGGTGGCTCGGCGTTCACCGCCGTCAACCAGCTGGGCACCGAGTCCGCGGTGATCGTCTACTTCTGGCGTGACATCGTGCGCATCATCAAACAGTGGGCGCTCTCGGTCGCCGGCAAGGTGCCGCGCACCGATCCCGACGCCCGGATGGGCTGGCTGGTCATCGTCGGCACCATCCCGATCGGCATCCTCGGCCTGGTGTTCAAGAGCTTCATCGAGGGGCCGCTGCGCAACCTGTGGGTGACCGCCAGCATGCTGCTGATCTTCGCGATCGTCATCGCGGTCGCCGACGCCACGGTCGACGACCGGGGACATGCCGCCGACCACACCGAGGAGCACGGCAAGACCCTCGACGACCTCAACGTCAAGGACGGCATCCGGTTCGGCCTCTGGCAGGCGCTCGCGTTGATCCCCGGCGTCTCCCGTTCGGGTGGCACGATCTCCGGTGGTCTGTTCATGGGGTACACGCGCAGTGCGGCAGCACGCTACTCGTTCCTGCTCGCCATACCCGCCGTCGTGCTGTCCGGGCTGTTCGAGCTGAAGGATCTGCACGGCAGCGACGGCGACGGGTGGGGCCAGATCGCCATCGCCACCGTGCTCGCGTTCGTCGTCGGGTATGCCGTGATCGCGTGGTTCATGCGCTACATCTCGCACCACAACTTCCGGCCGTTCGTCTACTACCGGATCGGCCTGGCGGTGTTCCTCTTCGGCGTGCTCATCCTCGGCAAGGTCGCG